From Novosphingobium resinovorum, the proteins below share one genomic window:
- a CDS encoding integrase catalytic domain-containing protein, with product MVGRISMATRSELVGAIIERYRSCSQSNKRQILDEFVAVTGYHRKHAIRVLGRRETKPPRNRRQAIRYGADVRQALVVLWEASDRLCSKRLKPLIPVLLPALERHGRLDVGAELRDKLLTVSAATMDRLLSEVRVVARGGQRRRAGMSSAVRGSVPIRTFGDWDDPLPGFVEVDFVAHSGTSSSGSFVQTMVLTDIATGWTECVPVRSRDSSLVVGAIRQAHQLFPFPLLGVDFDNDSAFMKELVVCWCRSQGLEVTRSRACRKNDQAWVEQKNGAIVRRLVGYGRFVGAEATASLARLYDVVRLHGNLFQPSFKLRERTRIGARVIKRYHPPVPPAARVLAHPNVAMADKERLSRVLDSEDPVMLFAAIRAA from the coding sequence ATGGTCGGGCGGATCAGCATGGCGACACGATCGGAGTTGGTTGGAGCGATCATCGAACGGTATCGGTCATGCTCCCAGTCGAACAAACGGCAGATCCTGGACGAGTTCGTCGCGGTTACCGGTTATCATCGCAAGCACGCGATCCGAGTGCTGGGTCGCCGGGAGACGAAGCCGCCTCGCAATCGCCGACAAGCGATTCGGTACGGTGCCGATGTCCGGCAGGCGCTGGTGGTGCTGTGGGAGGCATCCGATCGCCTCTGCTCGAAGCGCCTGAAGCCGCTGATCCCGGTGCTGCTACCAGCGCTCGAGCGGCATGGCCGGCTTGACGTCGGCGCCGAGCTACGCGACAAGTTGCTCACGGTCAGCGCGGCGACGATGGACCGGCTACTGTCGGAGGTGCGTGTGGTAGCGCGCGGCGGACAGCGCCGCCGAGCCGGTATGAGTTCCGCGGTGCGGGGTTCGGTCCCGATCCGCACCTTTGGGGACTGGGACGATCCTCTGCCAGGTTTTGTCGAGGTCGACTTCGTTGCCCATTCCGGCACCTCGTCATCCGGCAGCTTCGTGCAAACGATGGTGTTGACCGACATCGCGACGGGCTGGACCGAATGCGTGCCGGTCCGCAGTCGCGACAGCAGCCTTGTGGTTGGGGCGATCCGGCAAGCGCATCAGCTCTTTCCGTTCCCGCTCCTAGGCGTCGACTTCGACAACGACAGCGCGTTCATGAAAGAGCTGGTGGTATGCTGGTGCCGCAGTCAGGGCCTGGAAGTGACGCGGTCGCGGGCATGCCGCAAGAACGATCAGGCATGGGTTGAGCAGAAAAACGGCGCCATCGTGCGGCGCCTGGTGGGCTACGGCAGGTTCGTTGGCGCGGAAGCAACGGCGTCGTTGGCGCGTCTTTACGACGTGGTGCGGTTACACGGCAATCTGTTCCAGCCCTCGTTCAAGCTGCGGGAGAGGACCCGGATCGGCGCGCGTGTCATCAAGCGATATCATCCGCCGGTTCCGCCGGCCGCGCGCGTGCTGGCGCATCCCAATGTCGCCATGGCCGACAAGGAGCGGCTGAGCCGGGTGCTGGATTCAGAGGATCCCGTGATGTTGTTCGCCGCAATCCGGGCGGCCTAG
- the galE gene encoding UDP-glucose 4-epimerase GalE, protein MTTKHPVLVTGGAGYIGSHAVLALKDAGWSVAVIDNLVTGFRFAIPEGVAFYEGDIEDADLLARIFADQGMGDGKGAIMHFAGSVVVPESVENPLKYYHNNTAKSRALIEAAITAGVPHFIFSSTAATYGIPKVSPVTEDAPKEPINPYGMSKLMTEAMLGDVSRAHPFNYCVLRYFNVAGADPQGRTGQSTAGATHLIKVAVEAALGKRSHVGVFGTDFDTPDGTGVRDYIHVSDLASAHVLALEAIIAQPLQSLTMNCGYGRGFSVLEVLDAVDRVTNLTIDRRFEGRRAGDPDALISNNERIKSRLPWTPQYDDLGMIVEHALAWERKLSEIRPV, encoded by the coding sequence ATGACCACCAAGCATCCCGTCCTCGTTACCGGCGGCGCCGGTTATATCGGCAGCCATGCAGTGCTGGCGTTAAAGGACGCAGGGTGGTCCGTGGCGGTTATCGACAATCTGGTCACCGGTTTCCGCTTCGCCATTCCCGAAGGCGTCGCCTTCTATGAAGGCGATATCGAAGACGCAGACCTGCTCGCCCGCATCTTCGCTGACCAGGGCATGGGTGACGGCAAAGGTGCGATCATGCACTTCGCCGGTTCGGTGGTGGTGCCGGAATCGGTCGAGAATCCCCTCAAATACTATCACAACAACACAGCCAAGAGCCGCGCCCTGATCGAAGCGGCAATAACGGCGGGCGTACCGCACTTCATCTTCAGCTCGACAGCAGCGACTTATGGTATCCCCAAGGTGTCGCCCGTGACCGAGGATGCGCCGAAGGAGCCGATCAACCCCTACGGCATGTCCAAGTTGATGACCGAAGCGATGCTGGGTGACGTCAGCCGCGCTCACCCGTTCAACTATTGCGTGCTACGCTATTTCAATGTGGCCGGAGCCGACCCGCAGGGCCGCACCGGTCAGTCGACCGCAGGTGCCACGCATTTGATCAAGGTGGCGGTGGAAGCGGCGCTGGGCAAACGCAGTCATGTCGGCGTATTCGGCACCGATTTCGACACACCCGATGGCACCGGTGTACGCGACTACATCCACGTCTCGGATCTCGCCAGTGCGCACGTTCTGGCGCTCGAGGCGATCATTGCCCAGCCGTTGCAGTCGCTGACCATGAACTGCGGGTATGGTCGCGGCTTCTCGGTGCTTGAAGTGCTGGATGCAGTAGACCGCGTGACCAACCTCACCATCGACCGCCGCTTCGAGGGGCGCCGCGCGGGCGATCCCGATGCGCTCATCTCCAACAACGAGCGCATCAAGTCGAGGCTTCCGTGGACGCCCCAGTACGACGACCTAGGCATGATCGTGGAACATGCGTTGGCGTGGGAACGCAAACTGAGCGAAATCCGCCCGGTGTAA
- a CDS encoding ArdC family protein, giving the protein MSHHSLYGEVTARIIAELEDGRLPWVKPWDPSRCPCMMPRNAASGRYYSGINVLILWAAGAGNGFSSQRWLTYRQAEAAGGNVRRGEKGTTVCYADRFVPRNEAARAQSEGAQAKTIAFLKRFVVFNLDQCEGLCDDLTAPVELPDPVLAIGQADRLIADTGADFRVGGVDAFYAPGFDYVQVPPQAAFPEPADWYRTALHELGHWVGGKGRLERDQTGHFGSEAYAREELTAELTSAFTCAALGIEPSVRHSDYIATWLHLIRADEKAIFRAASAASKAADWLLSCGQRLD; this is encoded by the coding sequence ATGAGCCATCACAGCCTCTATGGTGAGGTCACCGCGCGGATCATCGCCGAGCTGGAAGACGGGCGCCTGCCTTGGGTGAAGCCGTGGGATCCTTCGCGTTGTCCCTGCATGATGCCGAGAAATGCGGCGTCGGGCCGCTACTATTCCGGGATAAATGTGCTCATTTTATGGGCAGCGGGAGCGGGTAACGGGTTCTCCTCGCAGCGCTGGCTTACATACCGGCAGGCCGAGGCGGCTGGTGGCAACGTCCGGCGCGGCGAGAAGGGCACCACTGTGTGCTACGCTGACAGGTTCGTCCCCAGGAATGAGGCAGCACGGGCCCAGAGCGAGGGCGCACAGGCGAAAACGATTGCGTTTCTGAAAAGGTTTGTGGTTTTCAATCTGGACCAGTGCGAAGGTCTTTGCGATGATCTGACGGCGCCGGTTGAACTGCCCGATCCGGTTCTGGCGATCGGGCAGGCGGACCGGCTCATTGCCGACACGGGCGCGGATTTCCGGGTGGGCGGCGTAGACGCTTTCTATGCGCCGGGCTTCGATTATGTGCAGGTGCCTCCTCAGGCAGCCTTTCCCGAGCCCGCCGACTGGTACCGGACGGCACTGCACGAACTGGGCCACTGGGTCGGCGGCAAGGGACGCCTGGAGCGCGATCAGACTGGTCACTTCGGATCTGAGGCTTACGCCCGGGAGGAATTAACGGCCGAACTCACATCAGCGTTCACTTGCGCAGCGCTGGGTATCGAGCCCAGCGTCCGGCATTCCGATTACATTGCGACGTGGCTTCACCTGATTCGCGCTGACGAAAAGGCGATTTTTCGCGCCGCGAGCGCAGCAAGCAAGGCTGCGGACTGGCTGCTCTCATGCGGGCAGCGGCTGGACTAG
- a CDS encoding tyrosine-type recombinase/integrase — MGKLTVFHVRAAKNGRHCDGDGLYLMVNGNRARSWVLRIQHQGRRRDIGLGSVDLGRRRQDDPVHAVEILRRKVLTLAEARDKAAILRRLTLAGLDPVAERDREVRRIPTFVQAVDLAHAELSRGWTAKHAADFKSTMLSYAIPTLGSHSVDIIDHAMIRATLAPVWTDKPSTAKKVFTRINQVLAYCHATGLRTQDVPQKQVVRRGLARQSQSQHHPAVPFRQVPLFMHDLLGGTESSGRLALAFAALTASRSGEVRQATWDQIDLDTKIWSKPAHIMKSRRASSIPLSEAALVILRRAAVLRGKSHVVFPGRSGALLNNGALRNSMLAQGWGHATVHGLRSSFRDWAAEEMPAIPAMVAELILSHSVLSQTERAYLRSDLTAMRRTLMEAWAAFIMPQPEKPASGASAPCSGPLTIDR, encoded by the coding sequence ATGGGAAAATTGACCGTTTTTCACGTCCGCGCAGCCAAGAACGGGCGTCACTGCGATGGCGACGGCCTCTACCTTATGGTCAATGGAAATCGCGCACGCTCGTGGGTGCTGCGCATTCAGCATCAGGGACGGCGGCGCGATATCGGCCTGGGGTCAGTCGATCTTGGTCGCCGCCGCCAGGATGATCCGGTCCATGCGGTAGAAATCTTGCGCAGGAAAGTGCTCACCCTTGCCGAGGCTCGCGACAAAGCCGCAATCCTGCGCCGGCTGACGCTCGCTGGACTCGATCCGGTGGCCGAGCGCGACCGCGAGGTGCGGCGCATTCCCACTTTCGTACAAGCCGTCGATCTGGCGCACGCGGAGCTCTCGAGGGGGTGGACCGCCAAGCATGCGGCCGATTTCAAATCGACCATGCTCAGCTATGCTATACCCACACTTGGCAGCCACAGCGTCGACATTATCGACCACGCCATGATCCGGGCCACTCTGGCTCCGGTATGGACAGACAAACCGTCTACCGCAAAGAAGGTGTTCACCCGCATCAATCAGGTGCTGGCCTATTGCCATGCGACCGGCTTGCGCACGCAGGACGTCCCGCAAAAACAGGTCGTTCGCCGGGGCCTCGCGCGCCAATCACAAAGTCAGCACCATCCGGCTGTCCCATTCCGACAGGTGCCCTTGTTCATGCATGACCTGCTTGGCGGAACCGAAAGCTCCGGACGGCTCGCACTTGCCTTTGCAGCGCTGACCGCTTCACGCAGCGGGGAAGTGCGTCAGGCAACCTGGGACCAGATCGACCTCGACACTAAAATTTGGTCTAAGCCTGCGCACATCATGAAATCGCGTCGAGCAAGCAGCATACCGCTAAGTGAAGCAGCGCTCGTCATCTTGCGCCGGGCCGCAGTGCTGAGAGGCAAATCGCACGTGGTATTCCCAGGGCGCAGCGGTGCTTTGCTCAATAACGGAGCCCTTCGCAACTCAATGCTCGCACAAGGATGGGGCCATGCGACGGTCCACGGACTTCGTTCAAGTTTTCGGGATTGGGCCGCAGAAGAGATGCCTGCCATACCCGCAATGGTCGCCGAATTGATACTCTCGCACAGCGTGCTTTCGCAAACCGAGAGAGCTTATCTGCGAAGCGACCTCACCGCCATGCGGCGAACACTGATGGAAGCGTGGGCCGCATTCATCATGCCCCAACCCGAGAAGCCCGCCAGCGGCGCTAGCGCCCCGTGTTCGGGCCCTCTCACGATCGATCGGTGA
- a CDS encoding thermonuclease family protein, which yields MSLLLAIAAASASASGICVSSIHDGDTIRLCSGERVRLAGIDAPELDGSARCEKAQRKKLAASKNPPWCDFQLGNESRDALKNLIGQGHVTIERFGKDAYGRTLAHIYVNERDAGKYLITWGLARQWVK from the coding sequence ATGTCCCTCCTACTGGCGATCGCCGCAGCGTCTGCCTCCGCTTCCGGCATTTGCGTCTCGTCGATCCATGATGGCGATACCATCCGTCTCTGCAGCGGGGAGCGGGTGCGGCTGGCGGGAATCGATGCCCCAGAACTTGATGGCTCTGCGCGCTGCGAGAAGGCGCAGCGCAAGAAGCTGGCGGCTTCCAAAAACCCGCCATGGTGCGACTTCCAGCTTGGGAACGAGAGCCGCGATGCCCTGAAGAACCTGATCGGTCAGGGGCATGTGACGATCGAACGCTTCGGCAAGGATGCCTATGGCCGCACGCTCGCCCACATCTATGTCAATGAGCGTGATGCGGGAAAATATCTGATCACATGGGGGCTTGCCCGGCAGTGGGTCAAGTAG
- a CDS encoding autotransporter outer membrane beta-barrel domain-containing protein: MHSLKNTAGLGALALALAATPSLADTSITKDTTSALSTSSAGNVTVGENGTITLASGSAITLDSNSTVTMGGTLAMGGSSNASGITINAGTTSSLDIGEDGTITVLEDYVVDDTDSDGIVTDNIASAGNRYGVHVTGDAAGTILNEGAITVEGQNSGGIVLDGDWTGSITNTGTIKVIGDNAVGISTQGIDGDLTVEGSVSVVGSGSSALNVAGDVSGTVTIQGAVTKGYSYTDDNGTTEVLSRAALRTGTAAVSITGNVDGGVYIAAPPVDRDDDNDDEDGDGVDDSEEGTGVITTYGNGPALQVGGSSDITVGAVTGNMGTYSIVIDGSVTANSYYSNTDAYGLVIGGQGGNVTLTDGIGVSGTLNATSYDQSATALLINEGSTVTKLYNSGTISASLTSSGEGSTTAIRDLSGTLTSIENTGFITAGGSSTDTRTALDLSANTTGVTIIQYLNDDDAETSAEYVEDNDEEDPTVYAGISGNILLGSGNDSLSASTGQIVGDTYFGAGDDTLSLSGKAVYEGDVYFGSGLATATLSGQSSYTGTMDFAGETGTVTINDTATYSGQFANADNVAVTVNGGTLIPDKATTVNFGTLTVGSGGTIGVYVDGDESSTIEVNSATLADGASVSATVNSLATAEGTYTVLTSDNLTIEGALNSSVDTPFIYNGAVTSDEDNVYLTLSRKTTKELGLTKSQGSAWDAVYATAQNDDDMTDSLLQVEDSASLRDQIGGLLPDHAGGVFKAVTTADRLAARHISDDTSLFDISDIGGWFEPIYWRASKDATGTAGYKANGWGLSGGVERHTDLGNFGVSYAWMQGTVKNNGGTGKLDVGQHDLDLFWRTQNGPLLAWARVGASRISIDSTRTYTGTIDDTDFSYSADGSWKGWLFSGLAGASYRFDMSRRFSLKPKLELEQMWLKEDGYAETADSDAMALTVASRTSKMLTATPTVTASYSLGTISPDWRPLTFQLEAGRREVLTGKLGSTTAYFNGGDSYDAGDAFTIAGDSLKGAWIGEVSMLAGGYDFTWKISARSEQTSSGTDFSARAGLSVAF; the protein is encoded by the coding sequence ATGCATTCGCTCAAGAATACCGCCGGCCTCGGCGCGCTGGCGCTCGCTCTCGCCGCCACCCCGTCGCTGGCCGACACCTCGATCACCAAGGACACCACGAGCGCGCTTTCGACCTCGAGCGCGGGTAATGTCACGGTGGGCGAGAATGGCACGATCACGCTGGCCAGCGGCAGCGCCATCACGCTCGATAGCAATTCGACAGTGACCATGGGTGGCACTCTCGCGATGGGCGGCTCCAGCAATGCCTCGGGCATCACCATCAATGCCGGGACGACCTCGAGTCTCGATATCGGCGAGGACGGCACGATCACGGTGCTGGAGGACTACGTTGTCGACGATACCGATTCGGACGGCATCGTCACCGACAACATCGCCTCGGCCGGCAACCGCTACGGCGTTCACGTGACCGGCGATGCGGCGGGTACGATCCTCAATGAGGGCGCGATCACTGTCGAGGGCCAGAACTCCGGCGGGATCGTCCTTGACGGCGACTGGACCGGCTCGATCACCAACACCGGCACGATCAAGGTGATCGGCGACAACGCGGTTGGCATCTCCACCCAGGGCATCGACGGCGACCTGACTGTCGAGGGCTCGGTCTCGGTCGTTGGTTCGGGATCGAGCGCACTCAATGTGGCGGGCGACGTCAGCGGCACGGTCACGATCCAGGGCGCGGTGACCAAGGGCTATTCCTATACCGACGACAATGGAACCACCGAGGTGCTCTCCCGCGCGGCGCTGCGGACCGGCACGGCGGCCGTCTCGATTACCGGGAATGTCGATGGCGGCGTCTACATCGCTGCCCCTCCCGTCGACCGCGACGATGACAACGACGACGAGGACGGCGACGGTGTCGATGACAGTGAAGAGGGCACCGGCGTCATCACCACTTACGGCAATGGTCCGGCGCTGCAGGTGGGTGGCAGCAGCGACATCACCGTCGGGGCGGTCACCGGGAACATGGGCACGTACTCGATCGTCATCGACGGCTCGGTGACCGCCAATTCCTACTACAGCAACACCGATGCCTATGGCCTGGTGATCGGCGGGCAGGGCGGCAACGTGACCCTGACCGACGGCATCGGCGTGTCGGGTACGCTCAACGCGACATCCTACGATCAGTCGGCGACAGCGCTGCTGATCAACGAGGGCAGCACCGTGACCAAGCTCTACAACAGCGGCACGATCTCGGCCTCGCTGACCTCCAGCGGCGAGGGATCGACGACCGCGATCCGGGACCTGTCCGGCACGCTGACGTCGATCGAGAACACCGGCTTCATCACGGCGGGCGGTTCGAGCACCGACACCCGCACCGCGCTTGATCTTTCCGCCAATACCACCGGCGTCACCATCATTCAGTACCTCAATGATGACGACGCCGAGACGAGCGCCGAATATGTCGAGGACAACGACGAGGAAGATCCCACGGTCTACGCCGGGATCAGCGGCAACATCCTGCTGGGATCGGGCAACGACAGCCTTTCGGCGTCGACCGGCCAGATCGTGGGTGACACGTACTTCGGTGCGGGCGACGATACTCTGAGCCTGTCAGGCAAAGCAGTCTACGAGGGCGACGTTTACTTCGGCAGCGGGCTGGCGACGGCGACGCTGTCAGGCCAATCGAGCTACACGGGCACGATGGACTTCGCGGGCGAGACCGGTACGGTCACCATCAACGACACCGCCACCTACTCGGGCCAGTTCGCCAACGCCGACAATGTCGCGGTCACCGTCAACGGCGGCACCCTGATCCCCGACAAGGCCACCACGGTCAACTTCGGCACTCTCACGGTCGGTTCGGGCGGCACGATCGGTGTCTATGTCGATGGGGACGAGAGTTCCACGATCGAGGTCAACAGCGCCACGCTGGCGGACGGCGCCAGTGTTTCGGCCACGGTGAACAGCCTGGCGACCGCCGAGGGCACTTACACCGTACTCACCTCGGACAATCTGACGATCGAGGGCGCCCTCAACTCGTCGGTCGATACGCCCTTCATCTACAATGGCGCGGTTACCAGCGACGAGGACAACGTCTACTTGACCCTTTCGCGCAAGACCACGAAGGAACTGGGCCTCACGAAGTCGCAAGGTTCGGCCTGGGATGCGGTCTACGCGACCGCGCAGAACGACGACGACATGACCGACAGCCTGCTCCAGGTCGAGGATTCGGCGAGCTTGCGCGATCAGATCGGCGGCCTGCTGCCCGACCACGCCGGCGGCGTTTTCAAGGCGGTGACCACTGCTGACCGCCTCGCCGCGCGCCATATCAGTGACGACACCAGCCTGTTCGACATTTCCGACATCGGGGGCTGGTTCGAGCCGATCTACTGGCGCGCCAGCAAGGATGCGACCGGCACCGCCGGATACAAGGCCAATGGCTGGGGCCTGTCGGGCGGCGTCGAACGCCATACCGATCTCGGCAATTTCGGCGTCTCCTATGCCTGGATGCAGGGCACGGTGAAGAACAACGGGGGAACCGGAAAGCTCGACGTCGGCCAGCATGACCTTGACCTGTTCTGGCGGACCCAGAACGGCCCGCTGCTTGCCTGGGCGCGCGTCGGCGCCTCGCGCATCTCGATCGATTCGACCCGCACTTATACCGGCACGATCGATGATACCGACTTCTCGTATTCGGCCGACGGCAGCTGGAAGGGCTGGCTGTTCTCGGGCCTGGCCGGTGCCTCGTACCGCTTCGACATGTCACGCCGCTTCAGCCTCAAGCCCAAGCTCGAGCTGGAGCAGATGTGGCTCAAGGAAGACGGCTATGCCGAAACCGCCGACAGCGACGCGATGGCGCTCACCGTCGCGAGCCGCACCAGCAAGATGCTGACCGCCACTCCGACGGTCACGGCCTCCTACTCGCTGGGCACGATCTCGCCCGACTGGCGTCCGCTGACCTTCCAACTTGAAGCCGGGCGGCGCGAGGTCCTGACCGGAAAGCTCGGCAGCACGACGGCCTACTTCAACGGCGGTGACAGCTACGATGCGGGCGATGCCTTCACGATCGCCGGCGACAGCCTTAAAGGCGCATGGATCGGCGAAGTGAGCATGCTGGCAGGCGGCTATGACTTCACCTGGAAAATCTCGGCACGAAGCGAGCAGACCAGCTCAGGCACGGACTTTTCGGCGCGCGCGGGGCTGAGCGTGGCGTTCTGA
- a CDS encoding intradiol ring-cleavage dioxygenase produces the protein MLTQSGVVRSDIRSSFIGSTNTAGGVQLEIELQLVDVSNGCAPIEGAAIYVWHCDASGLYSLYSSGVTTESYLRGVQVTDSDGKVTFTTIYPACYSGRWPHIHFEVFTGGLTSASTGRTAALISQLAMPAANNTAVFTGDSRYTASIANYNAISLSSDNVFGDNTSAQSAQQTPTLSGSLTAGYTGTAVIGIAT, from the coding sequence GTGCTCACCCAAAGCGGTGTCGTGCGCTCGGACATCCGTTCCAGCTTCATCGGCTCGACCAATACGGCGGGCGGCGTGCAACTCGAGATCGAGCTGCAACTCGTCGATGTCAGCAATGGCTGCGCGCCAATTGAGGGGGCTGCGATCTACGTGTGGCACTGCGACGCCTCCGGCCTCTACTCGCTCTATTCCAGCGGGGTCACCACCGAGAGCTATCTGCGCGGGGTGCAGGTGACGGACAGCGACGGCAAGGTCACCTTCACTACCATTTACCCCGCCTGCTATTCGGGGCGCTGGCCGCACATCCATTTCGAGGTGTTCACCGGCGGGCTGACTTCGGCCAGCACCGGACGCACGGCGGCGCTCATCTCGCAGCTGGCCATGCCGGCGGCCAACAACACCGCCGTGTTCACCGGCGACAGCCGCTACACGGCCAGCATCGCCAATTACAACGCGATCTCGCTCTCGTCGGACAATGTGTTCGGCGACAACACCTCGGCCCAGAGCGCCCAGCAGACGCCGACCCTGAGCGGCAGCCTGACCGCCGGGTACACCGGCACGGCGGTCATCGGCATCGCTACCTGA
- a CDS encoding response regulator codes for MDLHTRILIVDDDEGIRSLIGDFLAKHGYDTTTAADPLEMRKLLAAKSFDLIVLDVMMPREDGLTALRQMGPDAPPVIMLSAVGSDVDRIVGLEMGADDYLAKPCNPRELLARIRTVLRRQAAAAPSAGPAEAAPAPARAVEVDSGDCLHFSGWRMDLGLRLLFDPTNALISLSDGEFRLLRAFAEHPRRVLTRDQLLDWSRGEDSDHYDRAIDVQLSRLRRKLSDGEGGSDIIRTVRNEGYLFVPAVMDDRPAA; via the coding sequence ATGGACCTGCACACCCGTATTCTCATCGTCGACGACGACGAGGGCATTCGCTCGCTGATCGGCGACTTCCTCGCGAAGCACGGCTACGACACGACGACGGCCGCCGATCCGCTGGAGATGCGCAAGCTGCTGGCGGCAAAGAGCTTCGACCTGATCGTGCTCGACGTCATGATGCCGCGCGAGGATGGGCTGACCGCCCTGCGCCAGATGGGGCCGGACGCGCCGCCCGTGATCATGTTGTCCGCGGTTGGCAGCGACGTCGACCGGATCGTCGGGCTGGAGATGGGCGCGGACGACTATCTCGCCAAGCCGTGCAACCCGCGCGAACTGTTGGCGCGCATCCGCACGGTGCTGCGCCGCCAGGCCGCAGCCGCGCCTTCCGCCGGGCCGGCGGAGGCGGCCCCGGCCCCGGCCCGCGCGGTCGAGGTCGATTCGGGCGATTGCCTGCATTTTTCGGGCTGGCGCATGGATCTTGGCCTGCGGCTGCTGTTCGATCCGACCAATGCCCTGATTTCACTGTCCGATGGCGAATTCCGGTTGCTGCGCGCCTTTGCCGAGCATCCGCGCCGGGTGCTCACCCGCGATCAGCTCCTGGACTGGTCGCGCGGCGAGGATTCGGATCATTACGACCGTGCCATCGATGTCCAGCTCTCGCGTCTTCGGCGCAAGCTCTCCGATGGCGAGGGCGGCAGCGACATCATCCGCACGGTTCGTAATGAAGGCTACCTGTTCGTTCCGGCGGTCATGGATGATCGTCCGGCCGCCTGA